In Cellulomonas sp. Y8, the genomic stretch GGGAGAAGATCAGCGTGACGTTGACGCTGATGCCGTCGGCGAGCACCTCGGTGATCGCGTTCAGCCCGTCGAGCGTCGCGGGGATCTTGATGAACAGGTTCGGCCGGTCGACGGTCGACCACAGCGCGCGGGCCGAGTCGACGGTCGCCTGGGCGTCGTGCGCGAGGCGCGGGTCGACCTCGATCGACACGCGGCCGTCCACGCCGTCGGTGGCGTCGTAGACGGGGCGCAGCACGTCGGCGGCCTCGCGCACGTCGTCGGTGGTGATCGCGAAGACCGCGCCGTCCACGTCGGTGCCCTGCGCCCGCAGCTGCTTCAGCTGCTCGTCGTAGGACTCACCCTTGGCCAGCGCGCTCGCGAAGATCGTCGGGTTGGTCGTGACCCCGACGACGCGGCGCTCGGCCACGAGGTCCTTCAGGTTCCCGGTGCGCAGCCGCTCCCGGGACAGGTCGTCCAGCCATACCGCGACGCCCGCGTCGGCCACCTGGTCGAGCGGCGTGATGCCCTCTGTCATCGTCGTGCCACCTCACTTCTCGCCCCGGACTCCGGGCCGGGGCGTCGACGGTCGGGCCCGTCCTGACCAGGCCGGGCGCCGCTCACGCCCGGTCCTGATTCCCCCGGGGCCGGGCGTGCGTTTCGAGCCTAGACCCGCCGGGCGGGGGTCCGCCGTCCGGTCCACCGCCGCGGGGGCCCGGCGCGACGGACGTCACACGACCGGGACCCTGGTCCCAGGCGGTTCACGGCCGCATCTGCTGCCGGGAGGGCCGTACGATGGTCAGGATCATCCGCGGGGCCGTCGGCCGCCGCGGTCCAGCGACGGGCGGAGGACCGGAGCGTGCGCACGATGAGCCCAGCCGCTCCCGCCGGGGCCTCGTCGCAGGCCCCTCGTCCCCAGGCCCAGGCCGGACGGAGCGCGCTGCGCCGCCGCGTCGCCGCGTACGTCGCGCTCACGAAGCCGCGGGTCATCGAGCTGCTGCTCGTCACGACGCTGCCGACGATGATCCTGGCGCAGGGCGGGTTCCCGCCGATCGGGCTGGTGCTGGCCACGCTGGTCGGCGGCGCGGCCGCGGCCGGCGCGGCGAACGTGCTCAACTGCTACATCGACCGCGACATCGACCAGGTGATGAACCGCACGAAGCGGCGGCCGCTGGTCACGGGGGAGATCACCCCGCGCGCGGCGCTGGTGTTCGGCCTGGCGCTCGGCGTCGGCTCCCTGCTGTGGCTCGCGCTGCTGGTCAACGTGCCGTCCGCGCTGCTCACCGGCGGCGCGATCCTCATCTACGTCGTCGGCTACACGATGATCCTCAAGCGGCGCACGCCGCAGAACATCGTGTGGGGCGGCGCCGCCGGCTGCATGCCGGTGCTCATCGGCTGGTCGTCGGTGACCGGCGGGCTGTCCTGGGCCGCGGTGCTGCTGTTCGGGGTGATCTTCTTCTGGACGCCGCCGCACTACTGGCCGCTGTCGATGAAGTTCCGCAAGGACTACGCGGCCGCGGGCGTCCCGATGCTCCCGGTCGTCGCGGCCGAGTCGAAGGTCGCGAAGGAGATGATCGCGTACACCGTCGCGATGATCGCCTGCTCGCTGCTGCTGGTGCCGGTCGCCGGGATGACCTGGGTGTACGCGGTCGTCGCGACCGTCCTCGGCGTGTGGTTCCTCTGGTCGAACATCGCGCTGTACCGTCGCGCCCAGGACCCGAGCCGCGGCAAGCTCCGCGCGATGTCGGTGTTCCACGGGTCGATCACGTACCTGTCGCTGCTGTCGGTCGCGGTGGCGGTCGACGTCTTCCTCCCGCTCTGACCCACCGGAGGGACCGCGGGGAGGCACCGGGATGACGGACGAGCAGCCGTCCGCCCCCGCGCTGCGGGCCGCCCTGGACGGGTACCTCGCGCACCTCGCCGTCGAACGCGGGCTGTCCGCCAACACGCTGGCCGCCTACCGCCGCGACCTCACCCGGTACGTCGACCACCTGGCCGCCGCGGGCCGCGCGTCGGTCGCGGAGGTGGCGGAGTCCGACGTCGAGGACTTCCTCACCGCCGTGCGGACCGGCTCCGACGGCCGGGCGGTGCTGTCGGCGTCGTCCGCGAAGCGCGCCGTCGTGGCCGTGCGCGGTTGGCACCGGTTCTCGGTCCTCGAGGGGCTGACCGCCGCCGACCCCGCGCGGGCCGTGCGGCCGCCCAAGCAGTCCCAGGTGCTGCCCAAGGCGATCGGCACCGACGAGGTGCTGCGGCTGCTGGAGGCGGCGTCCCTCGGCGACGGGCCGGTGCCGCTGCGGGACCGGGCGCTGCTGGAGCTCGTGTACTCGACCGGCGCCCGCATCTCGGAGGCCGTGGGGCTCGACTTCGACGACCTGGACCTCACCGAGGGCCGCGCGGCCGTCCGGCTGCTCGGCAAGGGCAGCAAGGAGCGCGTCGTCCCGGTGGGCGCGTACGCCGTCGAGGCGCTCGAGGCGTACCTGGTGCGCGCCCGCCCGGCGCTGGCCGCGGCGGGGCGCGGGGGAGCGGCGGTGTTCCTCAACACCCGCGGGGCCCGGCTGTCCCGGCAGAGCGCGTGGGCGGTGCTGCGCACGGCCGCCGAGCGGGCCGGGCTGCCGGGCGCCGACCACGTGTCGCCGCACACGCTGCGGCACTCGTTCGCGACCCACCTGCTGGCCGGCGGCGCCGACGTCCGGGTGGTGCAGGAGCTGCTGGGCCACGCCTCGGTGACCACCACGCAGATCTACACGAAGGTGACGCCGGACACGCTGCGCGAGGTGTACGCGACCAGCCACCCGCGCGCCAGGCGGGACAGCGCCGTCCGGGCCGCCGCGGGCGCCGCGCGCACCGGCGCGGGAGACGGCTGACCGGCCGGGTGCTCCGGTAGGTTGTGCGGGTGGCACGCGAGGAGACGACCGAGATCGCAACCGACCCGGTGGGCAGGCCCCTGCCCGACTTCCCCGTCCCCGCGCCGCTCGCCGCCCACGGTCCCGCCCGCGTCATCGCGATGTGCAACCAGAAGGGCGGCGTCGGCAAGACGACCACCACGATCAACCTCGCCGCGGCGCTGGCCGAGTACGGCCGCCGGGTGCTCATCGTCGACTTCGACCCGCAGGGCGCGGCGTCGGTCGGTCTGGGGGCCAACCCGCACGAGCTCGACCGCACGGTCTACGACCTGCTGGTCGACCGGCACGCGCGGGTCGAGGAGCTGATCCGCCCCACGGAGATCCCCAACCTGGACCTCCTGCCGGCCAACATCGACCTGTCCGCCGCCGAGGTGCAGCTGGTCAGCGAGGTGGCCCGCGAGTCGATCCTGTCCCGCGTGCTGCGGCCGGTGCTGGACGACTACGACGTGGTGCTGGTCGACTGCCAGCCGTCGCTCGGCCTGCTGACGGTCAACGCGCTCACCGCCGCGCACGGCGTGCTCATCCCGCTGGAGTGCGAGTTCTTCGCGCTGCGCGGCGTGGCGCTGCTGGTCGAGACGATCGAGAAGGTCCGCGACCGGCTCAACCCGCGCCTCGAGGTCGACGGCATCCTCGCCACGATGTACGACCCGCGCACCCTGCACGCGCGCGAGGTCGTCGCCCGGGTGTACGAGGCGTTCGGCGACACGCTGCTGCACACCGTCATCGGCCGCACGGTGAAGTTCCCGGACGCCTCGGTGGCGGCGGAGCCGATCACGACGTACGCGCCGACGCACGCCGGGGCGCACGCGTACCGGCAGCTCGCGCGGGAGCTCGTCGCCCGTGGCGACGCCGCCTGAGACGGCGCCGACCGCCGAGGCCGTTGCCGCCGCCCCCGGCGGGACCGGCGCGCCCGACGACGCGCCGCGGCCCGGGTCCGGCGCCTTCGAGGTGCACCTGGAGAACTTCTCCGGTCCGTTCGACCTGCTGCTGGGGCTGATCTCCAAGCACAAGCTCGACATCACCGAGGTCGCGCTCGCCGCGGTCACGGACGAGTTCATCGCGTACATCCGGGCCGCCGAGCGGGCCGAGGCCGAGGGCGGTCGCCCCTGGGACCTGGGGCAGGCGTCCGAGTTCCTGCTGGTCGCGGCCACGCTGCTCGACCTGAAGGCCGCGCGGCTGCTGCCCGCGGGCGAGGTCGAGGACGCCGAGGACCTGGAGCTGCTGGAGGCGCGGGACCTGCTGTTCGCCCGGCTGCTGCAGTACCGGGCCTACAAGGTGGTGGCCGCCGACATCGGCACCCGGCTCACGGAGCAGGGCCGGCGGCTGCCGCGCACGGTGCAGCTGGAGCCGCACCTCGCGGCGATGCTCCCGGAGCTCATCTGGCAGATCGGGCCGGAGGAGCTCGCCGCGCTGGCCGCGAAGGCGCTCGCGCCGCCGGCCCCGCCGCCCGGAGTGGACCTCAGCCACCTGCACGCGCCCGCGGTGAGCGTCCGGGAGCAGGCGGCCGTGCTCGCGGACCGGCTGCGGCACGGCGGGGCCGCCTCGTTCCGCACGCTGACCGCCGACGCCGACTCGACGCTGCTGGTGGTGGCGCGGTTCCTCGCGCTGCTGGAGCTGTTCCGGGAGGGCGCCGTGGCGTTCGACCAGGTGACGCCGCTCGGGGAGCTGACCGTGCGGTGGACGGGGGCCGAGGACGGCGACGTCGCCGTGGCCTCGGACTTCGACGAGGCGGACGACGTGGTGCCGGCCGACGCGGTCGCGCCCGAGGCGCAGGGGGAAGACGCATGACCGGAGACCCGACGGCTGCGGTGCCCGGAGGCGTACCGGCGGACGGGCTCGGCGAGGGCGAGCTGCCCCCCGAACCCGCGGCGGAGGCCCCCGACGTCCACGACCTGCCCGGCGGCGCCCTCGCGGCGCTGGAGGCCGTGCTCATGGTCGCGGACGAGCCGATCCCGGCTGTGCGCCTCGCCACGGTGCTCGGCCTGCCGACCGGCGAGGTCGTCGACCTGCTGCGCACCCTCGCCGAGGAGTACCGCGGCGAGCACGGCGGGCGTCCGCGCGGGTACGAGCTGCGCCAGGCCGGCGAGGGCTGGCGGATCTACTCGGCGCCGGCGTTCCACCAGGTCGTCGGCCAGTTCGTGCTGGACGGGCAGACGGCCCGGCTGACCCAGGCCGCGCTCGAGACCCTGGCCGTGATCGCGTACCGCCAGCCGGTCACGCGCGGGCAGGTCTCGGGCGTGCGCGGGGTCAACGTGGACGGCGTGGTGCGCACGCTGACGGCCCGCGGGCTGGTCACCGAGGCCGGCACCGACCCGGGCTCGGGTGCGCTGCTGTACCGGACCACGGGATACTTCCTCGAGCGGATGGGCCTCACGAGCCTCGACGAGCTGCCCCCGCTCGCCCCGTACCTGCCCGAGATCGACGCGTTCGACGGGCTGGACGGGGCCGCAGTGACGACAGGAGACGTGTGATGAGTGCAGCAGGACAGGGCGGTCGCGGCCGCGGTGGCGCGGGCGGCGGTGCCCGCGGGGCCGGTGGGTCCGGCGGTCGGTCCGGAGGAGCCGGGCGCGGCGGCGCCGGCGGCGCGGGCCGCTCGGGCGGCGGCGCGGGTCAGGGTGGCGGTCGCTCCGGCGGCGCCGGGTACGGCGGCGGTCGTTCCGGCGGTGCGGGCCAGGGCGGCGGTCGGTCGGGCTCGGGCTCGTCCGGCGGCTACGGCGGACGCTCCGGGTCCGGCGGCCAGGGTGGCGGCTACGGCGGCGGACGTCCCGGCTCGGGCGGCCAGGGCGGCGGCTCCGGCCGGCCGTCCTCCGGCTACGGCGGCGGCTCGGGCCGTCCGTCGTCGGGCGGCGGCTACGGCGGCGGCTCCGGCCGTCCGGGTGCGGGCCGCCCCGGCGCGTCGTCCGCGGGTCGCCCCGGCGGCTCCTCGTCCGGCCGCGTCGCGGGCGCCGGTCGCCCGGGCGGCGGCACCCGCTCCGGCGCCCCTCGCGGCGCCGACACCGGCCGCCCGGGCTCGGCCTGGCCGTCCCGCCCGCCGCAGTCGTACCGCACGCCCCCGCGCGGCCCGCGCCCGACGGACATCGACGTGCACGACCCCGAGGGCGTGCGGCTGCAGAAGGTGCTGGCGCAGGCCGGCCTCGGCTCGCGCCGCGCGTGCGAGGAGCTGATCGCGGCCGGCCGGGTGACGGTCGACGAGCAGGTGGTGCTGGAGCTCGGCGTGCGGGTCGACCCGCGCAGCGCCGTGATCCACGTCGACGGCCTGCGCCTGCAGCTCGACAAGGACGTCATCACCCTGGCGCTGAACAAGCCGCTGGGCGTGGTGTCGACCATGCACGACCCCGAGGGCCGCCCGTCGCTCGAGCAGTTCGTGCAGAACCGCGAGGAGCGGCTGTTCCACGTCGGCCGGCTGGACGCCGACTCGGAGGGCCTGATCCTGCTGACCAACGACGGGGAGCTCGCCAACCGGCTATCGCACCCGTCGCACGGCGTCTCCAAGACGTAC encodes the following:
- a CDS encoding heme o synthase, with amino-acid sequence MSPAAPAGASSQAPRPQAQAGRSALRRRVAAYVALTKPRVIELLLVTTLPTMILAQGGFPPIGLVLATLVGGAAAAGAANVLNCYIDRDIDQVMNRTKRRPLVTGEITPRAALVFGLALGVGSLLWLALLVNVPSALLTGGAILIYVVGYTMILKRRTPQNIVWGGAAGCMPVLIGWSSVTGGLSWAAVLLFGVIFFWTPPHYWPLSMKFRKDYAAAGVPMLPVVAAESKVAKEMIAYTVAMIACSLLLVPVAGMTWVYAVVATVLGVWFLWSNIALYRRAQDPSRGKLRAMSVFHGSITYLSLLSVAVAVDVFLPL
- a CDS encoding site-specific tyrosine recombinase XerD, with amino-acid sequence MTDEQPSAPALRAALDGYLAHLAVERGLSANTLAAYRRDLTRYVDHLAAAGRASVAEVAESDVEDFLTAVRTGSDGRAVLSASSAKRAVVAVRGWHRFSVLEGLTAADPARAVRPPKQSQVLPKAIGTDEVLRLLEAASLGDGPVPLRDRALLELVYSTGARISEAVGLDFDDLDLTEGRAAVRLLGKGSKERVVPVGAYAVEALEAYLVRARPALAAAGRGGAAVFLNTRGARLSRQSAWAVLRTAAERAGLPGADHVSPHTLRHSFATHLLAGGADVRVVQELLGHASVTTTQIYTKVTPDTLREVYATSHPRARRDSAVRAAAGAARTGAGDG
- a CDS encoding ParA family protein, with amino-acid sequence MAREETTEIATDPVGRPLPDFPVPAPLAAHGPARVIAMCNQKGGVGKTTTTINLAAALAEYGRRVLIVDFDPQGAASVGLGANPHELDRTVYDLLVDRHARVEELIRPTEIPNLDLLPANIDLSAAEVQLVSEVARESILSRVLRPVLDDYDVVLVDCQPSLGLLTVNALTAAHGVLIPLECEFFALRGVALLVETIEKVRDRLNPRLEVDGILATMYDPRTLHAREVVARVYEAFGDTLLHTVIGRTVKFPDASVAAEPITTYAPTHAGAHAYRQLARELVARGDAA
- a CDS encoding ScpA family protein — protein: MATPPETAPTAEAVAAAPGGTGAPDDAPRPGSGAFEVHLENFSGPFDLLLGLISKHKLDITEVALAAVTDEFIAYIRAAERAEAEGGRPWDLGQASEFLLVAATLLDLKAARLLPAGEVEDAEDLELLEARDLLFARLLQYRAYKVVAADIGTRLTEQGRRLPRTVQLEPHLAAMLPELIWQIGPEELAALAAKALAPPAPPPGVDLSHLHAPAVSVREQAAVLADRLRHGGAASFRTLTADADSTLLVVARFLALLELFREGAVAFDQVTPLGELTVRWTGAEDGDVAVASDFDEADDVVPADAVAPEAQGEDA
- the scpB gene encoding SMC-Scp complex subunit ScpB, producing MTGDPTAAVPGGVPADGLGEGELPPEPAAEAPDVHDLPGGALAALEAVLMVADEPIPAVRLATVLGLPTGEVVDLLRTLAEEYRGEHGGRPRGYELRQAGEGWRIYSAPAFHQVVGQFVLDGQTARLTQAALETLAVIAYRQPVTRGQVSGVRGVNVDGVVRTLTARGLVTEAGTDPGSGALLYRTTGYFLERMGLTSLDELPPLAPYLPEIDAFDGLDGAAVTTGDV
- a CDS encoding pseudouridine synthase, producing MSAAGQGGRGRGGAGGGARGAGGSGGRSGGAGRGGAGGAGRSGGGAGQGGGRSGGAGYGGGRSGGAGQGGGRSGSGSSGGYGGRSGSGGQGGGYGGGRPGSGGQGGGSGRPSSGYGGGSGRPSSGGGYGGGSGRPGAGRPGASSAGRPGGSSSGRVAGAGRPGGGTRSGAPRGADTGRPGSAWPSRPPQSYRTPPRGPRPTDIDVHDPEGVRLQKVLAQAGLGSRRACEELIAAGRVTVDEQVVLELGVRVDPRSAVIHVDGLRLQLDKDVITLALNKPLGVVSTMHDPEGRPSLEQFVQNREERLFHVGRLDADSEGLILLTNDGELANRLSHPSHGVSKTYLATVDGRVPAGVGARLKKGVELEDGVVAVDAFRVVDATPQASMVEIVIHEGRNRVVRRLLEEVGHPVTRLLRTQIGPIKLGDLRPGRTRVLGKAEVGSLMTSVGM